CGATGCCCGCACCTTCATGGCCGAGGATTGCCGGGAAGAGGCCTTCCGGGTCCGCGCCAGACAGGGTGAAATCGTCTGTGTGGCAGATGCCGGTGGCCTTGACTTCGATCAGCACTTCACCGGCGCGGGGACCTTCAAGCTGAACGGTCATGACCTCGAGCGGTTTTCCTGCCTGAATGGCAACGGCGGCGCGAACGTCCATATTCGATCTCCTCAGTCTTTTAATATCAAAGTAGAAAGGTTTTGCCCGAGCGCGGCTGGCCGGGCAAGGCAAAATCCGGTGACCCGGAATGGAAAAAGGGCGTGTGCGGACACACGCCCTTTTATTCTGGCTGATAGACAAGAGGAAGGCCTATGGCGTTGCGTCGCTCTCTTGTTCTGTTGCGACTTCCATTGCGATGTGTTCCACGCCGAGCCACGCCGCGCAGTCCTTCAAGGCCCGCGCCGCAATCAGCTGGCGTTTCATGATCGTCTTGTCCTTGCCGCGGAAGCGCTTGACGCCCTCGGGTTTGACGATTGAGCCCGGCGCGAGTTCCGGGAACAGGCCGAAATTGATGTTCATCGGCTGGAAGGAGCGTTTGCCCGGCTCATCATCGGAGGAGAGGTGGCCGCCGGTGATGTGGTTGAGCAGCGAACCGAGGGCGGTGGTCGAAGGCGGAAGGCTCGGCGCCTCGCCCTTCTGTTCGGCGGCGGCGAAGCGGCCGGCAAGCAGCCCCACAGAGGCGCTTTCGACATAACCCTCGCAGCCGGTGATCTGGCCGGCGAAACGCAGGTCCGGGCGGGATTTCAGCCTCAGCGAGCGGTCGAGCAGGATGGGGGAATCGATGTAGGTGTTGCGATGCAGGCCGCCGAGGCGTGCAAATTCCGCGTTTTCAAGACCCGGGATCATGCGGAACACATCCGCCTGAACGCCGTATTTCAGCTTCGTCTGAAAACCCACCATGTTGTAGAGCGTGCCAAGCGCATTATCCTGACGCAGCTGCACCACGGCATAGGCCTTGACGGTGGGATTATGGGCGTTGGTCAGGCCCATCGGTTTCATCGGCCCGTGGCGCAATGTCTCACGACCCCGCTCGGCCATGATCTCGATCGGCAGGCAGCCATCAAAATAGGGCGTGCCTTCCCATTCCTTGAAACCGACGGTATCACCCGCAATCAGCGCGTCGATGAAGGCATTGTATTGCTGCTCATCCAGCGGGCAGTTGATATAATCCTTGCCCGTGCCACCGGGACCGACCTTGTCGTAACGCGACTGGTACCAGCAGATATCCATGTTGATGCTGTCGCGATGCACGATAGGGGCGATGGCGTCGAAGAAGGCGAGCGCATCCTCACCCGTCTCG
This genomic interval from Agrobacterium tumefaciens contains the following:
- the trmFO gene encoding methylenetetrahydrofolate--tRNA-(uracil(54)-C(5))-methyltransferase (FADH(2)-oxidizing) TrmFO, whose translation is MDIDMQDKTLSPIHVVGGGLAGSEAAWQIAESGVPVILHEMRGVRGTDAHKGDTLAELVCSNSFRSDDATANAVGVIHAEMRLAGSLIMACADRHQVPAGGALAVDRDGFSEAVTKKLEGHPLVTIIREEVNGLPPKEWGNTIIATGPLTSPDLAAAIQAETGEDALAFFDAIAPIVHRDSINMDICWYQSRYDKVGPGGTGKDYINCPLDEQQYNAFIDALIAGDTVGFKEWEGTPYFDGCLPIEIMAERGRETLRHGPMKPMGLTNAHNPTVKAYAVVQLRQDNALGTLYNMVGFQTKLKYGVQADVFRMIPGLENAEFARLGGLHRNTYIDSPILLDRSLRLKSRPDLRFAGQITGCEGYVESASVGLLAGRFAAAEQKGEAPSLPPSTTALGSLLNHITGGHLSSDDEPGKRSFQPMNINFGLFPELAPGSIVKPEGVKRFRGKDKTIMKRQLIAARALKDCAAWLGVEHIAMEVATEQESDATP